The genomic DNA TGAGGAGTGCGCGTGGCCCTGGTGCTGGTTCTGACCAATGCTCCGCTCTCGGAGCAGGTGCTGCCCGCCCTCGAGCTGCTGAGCCATCGCACGCGGCAGATCCCGGCGGAGCCGGCGCAGCTGATCAATGCCCCGGAGTACGACATCGTGATCGTCGACGGCCGCCACGACCTCGTCGGGGCGAAGTCGCTGTGCCGACTGCTGCGGGCCACCGGACAGGACGCACCGCTCCTGCTCGTGGTGACCGAGGGCGGCATGAGCGCGCTGTCGGGCGAGTGGGGCATCGACGACGTCCTGCTGGCGACGGCCGGTCCTGCGGAGATCGACGCACGCGTGCGTCTGGCGCTCGCGCGACGGGACGAGGTCGCCGAACCGGCGCGCGTGCAGGCCTCCGGCGTCACGATCGACGAGCAGTCCTACTCGGCCAAGCTCCACGGGCGGCCGCTGGACCTCACCTACAAGGAGTTCCAGCTCCTGCACTTCCTCGCCACCCACCCGTCCCGGGTGTTCACCCGCGAGCAGCTGCTCAGCGAGGTGTGGGGGTACGACTACTTCGGCGGCACCAGGACCGTCGACGTGCACGTGCGACGGCTCCGCGCCAAGCTCGGCGATCAGGAGCAGATCATCGGCACCGTGCGCAACGTCGGGTACCGCTTCAACGTCTACGAGGACGACAGCCTGGTCGGCTCGCGCTGACCGCCGTTCACACGCCCGACACCTGCCGGTGCTTAGATGTACCCCATGATCGATCCCGCACTCGCCGACGCCGGACTCGGTGACGCCGAAGACGACGACTTCGACGACGCCGTCGAGGCGCCGGACTCGCAGCTCCCCGACCATCGCTACCTGGACCGCGAGCTGAGCTGGCTCGCGTTCAACCAGCGGGTGCTCGAACTCGCGGAGGACCCGTCGCTGCCGGAGCTGGAGCGGGCGAACTTCCTGGCGATCTTCGCCAGCAACCTCGACGAGTTCTTCATGGTGCGCGTGGCCGGTCTCAAGCGGCGCATCATGACCGGTCTCGCCGTGCCGACCAACATCGGACGCTCCCCCGTCGACGCCCTCGCCGACATCTCGCGCGAGGCGCACGCCCTCCAGCTCCGCCACGCGGACGCCTGGACGAAGCTCGTCCGCCCCGCCCTCGCCGACTCCGGCATCGAGATCACGGAGTGGTCGGATCTCACCGACGACGAGCGCAGCGCGCTGTCCGACTACTTCGGCGCACAGGTCTTCCCGGTGCTGATGCCGCTGGCGGTCGACCCGGCGCACCCGTTCCCCTACATCTCCGGGCTCTCCCTGAACCTCGCCATCCGCATCCGCAATGCGCGGACCGGCCGCCAGGAGTTCGCACGCCTCAAGGTGCCGCCCATGCTGCCGCGCTTCGTCGAGGTGCCGTCGACGGGCGAGATCAAGCGCTTCCTCCGGCTCGAGGAGCTCATCGCCAACCACCTCGGCGACCTGTTCCCCGGCATGGAGGTGCTCGACCACCACGCGTTCCGCCTCACCCGCAACGAGGACGTGGAGATCGAGGAGGACGAGAGCGAGAACCTCATCCAGGCGCTGGAGGCCGAGCTGCTGCGCCGCCGGTTCGGGCCGCCGATCCGGCTCGAGATCACCGACGACATGGACGAGGTCACGATGGACCTCCTCGTGCGCGAGCTCGACATCACCGACCAGGAGGTCTACCGCCTCCCCGGGCCGCTCGATCTGCGCGGCCTCTTCGATCTGTCGCGCATCGATCGCCCCGATCTGCGGTACCCGCCGCACCTCCCCACCACCGCGGTGGCCTTCCAGCCGACGGGCTCCAACACCCGTGCGGACATCTTCAAGGCGATCCGGAAGTCCGACGTGCTCGTGCACCACCCGTACGAGTCCTTCACCACGAGCGTCCAGGCGTTCCTGGAGCAGGCCGCCCGCGACCCGCACGTGCTCGCCATCAAGCAGACGCTGTACCGGACGTCCGGCGACAGCCCCGTCGTGCAGGCCCTCATCGACGCCGCCGAGGCCGGCAAGCAGGTGCTCGCCCTCGTC from Microbacterium paraoxydans includes the following:
- a CDS encoding winged helix-turn-helix transcriptional regulator codes for the protein MALVLVLTNAPLSEQVLPALELLSHRTRQIPAEPAQLINAPEYDIVIVDGRHDLVGAKSLCRLLRATGQDAPLLLVVTEGGMSALSGEWGIDDVLLATAGPAEIDARVRLALARRDEVAEPARVQASGVTIDEQSYSAKLHGRPLDLTYKEFQLLHFLATHPSRVFTREQLLSEVWGYDYFGGTRTVDVHVRRLRAKLGDQEQIIGTVRNVGYRFNVYEDDSLVGSR
- a CDS encoding RNA degradosome polyphosphate kinase, producing the protein MIDPALADAGLGDAEDDDFDDAVEAPDSQLPDHRYLDRELSWLAFNQRVLELAEDPSLPELERANFLAIFASNLDEFFMVRVAGLKRRIMTGLAVPTNIGRSPVDALADISREAHALQLRHADAWTKLVRPALADSGIEITEWSDLTDDERSALSDYFGAQVFPVLMPLAVDPAHPFPYISGLSLNLAIRIRNARTGRQEFARLKVPPMLPRFVEVPSTGEIKRFLRLEELIANHLGDLFPGMEVLDHHAFRLTRNEDVEIEEDESENLIQALEAELLRRRFGPPIRLEITDDMDEVTMDLLVRELDITDQEVYRLPGPLDLRGLFDLSRIDRPDLRYPPHLPTTAVAFQPTGSNTRADIFKAIRKSDVLVHHPYESFTTSVQAFLEQAARDPHVLAIKQTLYRTSGDSPVVQALIDAAEAGKQVLALVEVKARFDEANNIVWARKLEKAGVHVVYGLVGLKTHCKLALVIREEEGRLQHYSHVGTGNYNPKTSRIYEDFGLFTADAQVGKDLTRLFNELSGYAIEKKFKRLLVAPLHLRKGLVRLIDAERRIAESGKPAHIRIKVNSMVDEEIIDALYRASAAGVKVDVWVRGICSLRPDLDGISDNITVRSILGRYLEHSRIFTFENDGDPQVYIGSADMMHRNLDRRVEALVRVTDPAHLKELTAFFDLAMDDRTSSWHLGRDGVWERHAVDADGKPLTDLQDKTMGMIQRRRRARAVR